The genomic region GTTCCCAGTTGCTAGGATACTGTGCGGTATTGATGGGCAGGTCATCCGTATGGCCCTCCACCCGGATTGCGTTGGGCAGATTGATCAGGCTGCCCTTTACTTCCTCCAGCATGGGATGAGCCGCCTGACGAAGGTGGGCCTTCCCGAGATCAAAGAGAAAGTTCGAGTCGAGGCGAATGGCGAGTCCCTTCTCCGTGCGACTGATGATCACTTCATCCGACTGCTTGAGGGCCTCGACCTTCTTCTCCAGCTCCCGACTCCTCTCCCGGATCTGCCGAATCACCTCAGGGCTGTCCGGCAGCTTCACCAGGTCGGGAGAAAGGGGAAGATTGGGGTGACTTTCCAGCACTCCGAGAGCTCCCTTGAGACTGGAAATGGCGTCGTGAAACTTGCTTTCCTGGAGGGAGGAGAAACTGTAGAGAAGCACAAAGAAACCCAGGAGCAGGGTCATCATGTCGCCGAAGGTTGCCAGCCATGCGGGACTTCCGGCTTCGTCCTCATTTCTCTCTCGCTTGCGATTCACTCCTCAAGCCTCGCTTCTTTCTCGGCCTCCATGACCTCCCGGAGTCCGGGAGTCAGGTAGCTTTTCAGCTTTTCCTCCACCACGCGGGGAGAGTCGCCGGACTGAATGGCCTGGATACCATCGACCATCATCCACTTCAGGTTGACCTCGGAGCGGGATCGGTTCTTCAGCTTCCCGGCAATCGGAAGAGCAAAGGCATTGGCAATCAAGGCGCCGTAGAAGGTCGTCAGGAGTGCGACCGCCATGCCACTGCCGATATTGGCAGGATCCTCAAGATTCGATAGCATCTGGATCAGGCCGATCAGGGTACCGATCATCCCAAAGGCCGGTGCATAAGTGCCCAGAGCCCGAAAGATCTCCTGCCCGTTCTGGTGCCGGGTTTCCACCTGTTCGATATCCACCTGCAGGATGCGGGAAAGCACCTTGGGATCGGTTCCGTCCACGGCCAGTCGGAGACATTTCCGAAGAAAGGGATCTTCTTCCGTATCCGAGGAATCTTCCAAAGCCAGCATTCCCTGCTTTCGGGCGATCTCTGCATAGGAAACGATGGTATTCAGGGTGCCGAGAGTGTCTTCGAGAGGCTGTGTGAAACTGTTCTTGGCGACCCGAAAGGCGCGCAGAACCCGGGGCAGGGAAAAGTTGACAAAGAGAACCATGATCGAGGCACCAAGAGTGCCGATCAAGGCCGGAAAATGAAGATAGGACTGGAGGCTTCCCCCCAGCAACAACTGGATCACGAGCACAATCGTGATGCCGACCAGGCCAATCAGGGTTGCGATATCCACGCGCGCTCCTACTGCTCAGAGTCTTCGGTACTCTCGTCTTCCATGAGTGCAGGAACCGGATATGCGCCCTTCATCTCTTTCCGGTAATCGAGAATCTTCTCTCGCACATCGGACATGCTGTCGCGAACCATGATCTTTCTGCCTGTGCAAAGCGTAATCAGACAGTCAGGAGTCTCCTCTACAAATTCAATGAGATCCGCATTCAGGAGAAGGCTTCTTCCGTTGAGTCGGGTCAGCTTGATCATGGCTTCCTAGCGTTTCAGGCGAATGGCCTGGCTCAGCATTTCATCTCCGATGGAGATCACTCTCGCATTGGCCTGGAAACCACGCTGTGTGGTGATCATCTGTGTAAACTCGCGGGCAAGATCCACATTGCTCTTCTCAAGGGCGCCCGCAATGATCCTCACAGAACTGGATTCCGGCTCCCTGCTCATCCATAGTGGTCGGCCGGAATCGCCGGTTTCTGAATACAAATTATCGTTTAGACGCTTCATTCCCTGATTATTCCGAAAATGTGCAAGCTCGATGCGCGCAAGGGTTTGAGTGATTCCGTTGGAGAAGCGTCCGCTGATGATGCCTTCCCCTGAGATCTCAAGGTCTTCGAGAGTTCCCTCGACTTCCCCATCCTTCTTCGAAATGCCCAGATTGGAAGTTTCCTCTGCCATGCGAATCGACTCGGATTCGCTGATTTGCAGGTTCAGAAGCTGTGCTCTGCCATCGCTGCTCAAGATCTCAAGGCGAGATAATCCCCCCTCAAATCGGAACTCTTTCAACTCACCAGCGGAGTCGAATCTCAGGGTTCCGCTTCCCCCGGAGCGAATCTGAAGATCCCCGGACTCTGCCTGCCAGGTCCAGAGGCTGTCTCCCTCTTCCCCTTCTACCCGGGTGAACTGGAAACTCAGGCTCCGGGACTCTCCCTCAAGATCCACATACTGGAGGCTGAGAACATGGCTCTCGGCATCCCGGGCGGATTGAGTCTCCCAGGCTTGGAAAGTTTCGAGAAAGTCGACTTCGCCAAGGGAGTCTCCTAGAGTCAGCCCGGAGAGTTCTGAAGACAAGCCGGCGTGGCCCTGCAGGTGGATGCGACCCTCGAGGTCGATGCTTGCACCACTCTCCTCGCTTTCGCCACTTGCACTGAGATCTTCCAGGAATGTCAAGAGGTCGGCGATGTTTCGCTCGCTATCTGCCAGCAGAGTCTCTGTCCGAAGCTGTCCGCCCAGTTCCACTTCTCCGAGAAGTTCCAGGCCTGCAATTCCGAACTCACTATCCATTCCCGAGAGAGCTTCCCCGGAAGCATTGTAGAGATCTGCCAGAAGGCTATCTTCCGTGGCCGCCTGCAGGAAGGAGCCAAGGCTGCTGCCACTTTCTCCTGCTTCAATCACCGGCGAAAACTCGAGAGCCGCCTCAAAATCGCTATTACCATCAACCTCCAGGGCAAGGTCGAGAATCGGAAGCTGGTTGCCGCTAATGACCAGGCGTCCCGCTTCCAGGCTAATCTGGCATGAAGGGTCCAGGCTCTGGAGAGAGTCTTCCAGCCAGGAAATCAGATCTTCTACCTGACTTTCTTCTGCGACCAGAAAGGCATCCCCTTCTTCCCCCTGAAGCATTCCTCCGCCCACGGAGCCACTGAGTCGGATCACTTCTCCGGCAAGCAGCGGGAAGGTGGACGCTCCCCTGCCGGCAATGGAAAGATCCAGGAGACTGGCATCCATTGCGCATTCCACGAAGAAGGGGCCCATTTCAAGGTGCGTCCCCAGAGCTTCGGAGTCCTGGTTCAGGATTCCGGACATTTCCAGAAAGCTGCTGGCCTCTGCGGGAAGAACCTGCTCCAGATCCAGTTGGAGACCTGCAATCCCGCCTCCTCCAGAAACCCGTCCTTCGGAGTCCGCAAGGGTCCCCCGAAGAAGTGCTCCACTGCCCAGGTGGAGAATGCGACCTTCTTCATCCAGGCCGAACTCCCCTGCACGACTGAAGAAATGCTCCCCCTCAAGTTCCAGAGAGAAGAAACCGTCCCCTTCAATCGCAAGATCCATCAGGCGCCCCGTAGTCTCCACGGCTCCCTGCCCGAAGAAGGTATCCACGGAGGCCACGCCCACACCGCTTCCACTGTGCGAGCCTCCCGCAAGCCCGAGCCCGTCGCTCATGAGTTCGCGGAAAGATACCCTCGATGATTTGAATCCGGTCGTATTCAGATTCGCAATGTTATTGCCAATCGCATCCAGACTGGACTGGTGGCCCAGAAGGCCGGAGATCCCTGATAGAATACTCTTGAACATCGTCTATTCCGTTTCCCCGGCAGCCCGAACCTCAATGACCTCCGACAGGGTGTGTTCCTGTCCGTCAATCAGGAGGAATGCGCTCCCATTGGCAAAGCGAACCGCTTCGACCAGACCTGAGATTCTTGCCTGAATGGACACAGGGTTGCCGCTGGCATCCAGTCCTTCTACTACTACCTGATAACTACCTTCAGCGAGAGACTGTCCCTCGTCGTCCAGACCGTCCCAACTAAGAGAGTGAGTTCCCGCTTCGAGAGCCTCGCCATCGCCTGGGTCCAGCGTGCGAACGGTATTGCCCCATCCATCCACGATGCGAACCGTCACCCGGGAACTCGTGTTCGTCTGGAAGCTCAGCGTTGGACTGGCTCCGGTGATCAGGTCAATCTGGCTACCGTCCAGAAGAACCTCTTTCCCGATCAGCTGGGTACTCAGGGCATTGCCGAGACTCTG from Candidatus Krumholzibacteriia bacterium harbors:
- a CDS encoding flagellar motor protein MotB yields the protein MNRKRERNEDEAGSPAWLATFGDMMTLLLGFFVLLYSFSSLQESKFHDAISSLKGALGVLESHPNLPLSPDLVKLPDSPEVIRQIRERSRELEKKVEALKQSDEVIISRTEKGLAIRLDSNFLFDLGKAHLRQAAHPMLEEVKGSLINLPNAIRVEGHTDDLPINTAQYPSNWELSAARASAIVRFFEERGVDPRRMSAAGLGEWRPVVKNDSASGRQKNRRVEIFLDLVAPDAESGS
- a CDS encoding motility protein A codes for the protein MDIATLIGLVGITIVLVIQLLLGGSLQSYLHFPALIGTLGASIMVLFVNFSLPRVLRAFRVAKNSFTQPLEDTLGTLNTIVSYAEIARKQGMLALEDSSDTEEDPFLRKCLRLAVDGTDPKVLSRILQVDIEQVETRHQNGQEIFRALGTYAPAFGMIGTLIGLIQMLSNLEDPANIGSGMAVALLTTFYGALIANAFALPIAGKLKNRSRSEVNLKWMMVDGIQAIQSGDSPRVVEEKLKSYLTPGLREVMEAEKEARLEE
- a CDS encoding flagellar FlbD family protein, with product MIKLTRLNGRSLLLNADLIEFVEETPDCLITLCTGRKIMVRDSMSDVREKILDYRKEMKGAYPVPALMEDESTEDSEQ
- a CDS encoding flagellar hook-basal body complex protein — protein: MFKSILSGISGLLGHQSSLDAIGNNIANLNTTGFKSSRVSFRELMSDGLGLAGGSHSGSGVGVASVDTFFGQGAVETTGRLMDLAIEGDGFFSLELEGEHFFSRAGEFGLDEEGRILHLGSGALLRGTLADSEGRVSGGGGIAGLQLDLEQVLPAEASSFLEMSGILNQDSEALGTHLEMGPFFVECAMDASLLDLSIAGRGASTFPLLAGEVIRLSGSVGGGMLQGEEGDAFLVAEESQVEDLISWLEDSLQSLDPSCQISLEAGRLVISGNQLPILDLALEVDGNSDFEAALEFSPVIEAGESGSSLGSFLQAATEDSLLADLYNASGEALSGMDSEFGIAGLELLGEVELGGQLRTETLLADSERNIADLLTFLEDLSASGESEESGASIDLEGRIHLQGHAGLSSELSGLTLGDSLGEVDFLETFQAWETQSARDAESHVLSLQYVDLEGESRSLSFQFTRVEGEEGDSLWTWQAESGDLQIRSGGSGTLRFDSAGELKEFRFEGGLSRLEILSSDGRAQLLNLQISESESIRMAEETSNLGISKKDGEVEGTLEDLEISGEGIISGRFSNGITQTLARIELAHFRNNQGMKRLNDNLYSETGDSGRPLWMSREPESSSVRIIAGALEKSNVDLAREFTQMITTQRGFQANARVISIGDEMLSQAIRLKR
- a CDS encoding flagellar hook capping FlgD N-terminal domain-containing protein produces the protein MNTPSVNHFNATPVTSNSRESQLGKDDFLKLLVTQLQHQDPLSPMGNEDFLAQLAQFSSVEQLENINEGTQTGLLMQQSLGNALSTQLIGKEVLLDGSQIDLITGASPTLSFQTNTSSRVTVRIVDGWGNTVRTLDPGDGEALEAGTHSLSWDGLDDEGQSLAEGSYQVVVEGLDASGNPVSIQARISGLVEAVRFANGSAFLLIDGQEHTLSEVIEVRAAGETE